GTGAGGGTGCCGATCTGGTTGACCTTGACCAGCAGTGCGTTGGCCGCGCCCTTGGCGATGCCGTCCGCAAGGCGCTGGGGGTTGGTGACAAAGAGGTCGTCGCCCACGATCTGGACCTTGTCGCCGATCATCTCGGTGAGGGTGGTCCAGCCCTCCCAGTCGTCCTCGTCGAGCGGGTCCTCGATGGAGACCAGGGAGTAGTTGGCCACCAGGTCTGCGTAGACGTCGGCCATCTCGGCGGCGGAGAGTTGCTTGCCCTCGAAGTGGTACTTGCCGTCCTTGTAGAACTCGGTGGCCGCGACGTCCAGCGCGAGCGCCACGTCGGTGCCGAGGGTGTACCCGGCCTTCTCGATGGCCTCCACGATCACGTCGAGCGCGGCCTTGGTGGAGTCGACGGACGGGGCGAAGCCGCCCTCGTCGCCCAGGCCGGTCGACAAGCCCTTGTCCTTGAGCACGGCCTTGAGGTGGTGGTACACCTCGGCGCCCATGCGCAGGGCCTCGCGGAACGTGGGCGCACCGATCGGGGCGATCATGAACTCCTGGACATCCACGCCCGAGTCGGCGTGAGCGCCGCCGTTGAGGATGTTCATCATGGGCACGGGCAGGACGTGCGCGTTGGCGCCACCGATGAAGCGGTACAGCTCCAGGCCGGCGGCCTCGGAGGCGGCACGGGCCACGGCGAGCGAGACGCCCAGGATGGCGTTGGCTCCGACCTGGGACTTGTTATCCGTGCCGTCCGCGTCGAGGAGGGCCTCGTCCACCAGGCGCTGCTCCTCTGCGGGGATGCCGATCACAGCCGGAGCGAGCACGTCCAGTACGGCCTCGACGGCCTTGGTCACGCCCTTGCCCAGGTAGCGGTCGTCGGAGTCGCGCAGCTCCACGGCCTCGTGGGCGCCGGTCGAGGCACCCGAGGGCACCGCGGCCCGCCCGAACGAGCCGTCGTCCAGAAGCACCTCTACCTCAACGGTGGGGTTGCCTCGCGAATCGAGGATCTCCCGGGCTCCGACCTGCTCGATAAGCGCCATCTGTGCTCCTTGGGGAAGTTCGTGGATCGTGTCTGGGCCGGCACCGCGTTGGGTGGTTGCAGTACCGGGGGCCATTGTTCCACGTCGGTCTACAGGGCGGGGTCAGGCGTGCTGGGCCACATCCCTTCGGGTGCGCTGCGTGTCTGATCACGTCACGGCGGGATGCGATGCACGTCCGGACCAGACCGGCAGCGCAACCCGGAGGTGAAGAGTGAAGCCTCGGCCCATCAACCCGGCACGTGCTGCCCATTCGGACAGATTCGTATTACGATAGTGCCCATGGAGCGGAAAATTCAGGGTCAGAACGTCTCCGAAGAACAGCTCGACAATTGGGTCGCCGAGGCTGAAGAGGGTTACGACATCACCTGGCTGCAGAAGCGCATGGGTCGTCCCACACGATCCGACCGCGCGGCCCGAGTCGTCCCGGTTCGCCTGACCGATGCTGAACTCGAGGCTGTCATGGCCCGCGCCGACCGGGAGCACCTCAACCGATCAGAGGCGATCCGCCAGGCGTTGGCGCAGTGGGCCGCCGCCTCGTGATTGTTCGATCGTCCGCGCGGAAACACGGCATCTCCGACGAAGACATCCGAGCGGCCCTCGACACCGCCGTCCTCTCCGGACCGCTGGACGACGACCATCCACAGCGAAACCTCGTTCTGGGGTTCGACACGAACGCTCGCATCTTGGAGCTGGTCGCGCTGCACTATGACGACGGCACCGTCGAGGTCATTCACGCGATGAAGGCCCGCCGCACATATCTCAACCTGCTCGAGTAGCTGCCGGTTCCGGACTTCGGCACCCAAATTCGCCGCCCGGCCTGAGCCCACCCCTCGAGCCTCGCTCGAGCAGCTCCCGGCAGACCCCGCCCAACGCGAGGTCGTCCGCCGAATGCTCGCTGCTGGTGACCACCGCCGTCAGCAGGTCCTTCATAGTCAGACGACCTCGTCGTCGTCAATATCGGGGTTCTCAGCCCCGCGCCGGGAGGTCGGTCCGCGAACGTGCCCGCGAGGAAGCCCCGCAGATTGATGCCCTTGCTGATGGCATTGAAGAGGTTGTCGGGAGCGGCCGGCGGCTGACCGTTATAGCCGGCGATCGCACCGCAGAGGGCGACCCGGCCGAGCCGGCACAGGTGCGTAAGCGCGGCCTTGAGGTGATCGCCTCCGACACTGTCGAAATACACGTCGATCCCCTCGGGCGCGAACTCGCTGAGCGGCTCGTCCAGTTCGTCGCGCCAGTTGATCGCCGCATCGAGCCCGAGCACCTCCGTGAGATAGGCGACCTTCTCGGCGCGGCGGGCGCTGCCGACAGCCGTGCGCCTTGGCGAGCTGCGCCGCGACACTGCCCACCGCACCGGCGGCAGCGAGGATCCACACCACGTCTCCGACGGCAATGCAGGCTAGCGCGACCCCGGCTTCAGGGCCCGACTACGAACCACCTCGCAGTCAGAATTCCGGCCGCGGCAGGCCCGTGTCGTCGTCATCGTCTTGCCTTCGACCCCCAACGCGCAGACTCACGCCGGCTCCCCTCGCTCACCCCGGCGGCCCGGCGGGGTGCGCGCCAGCTGACGCCGGCGGTGACGTACCCGGCCCCTACAGTGAGCCCGACCCCGCCACGACCACCCAGGAGGACTCCGTGGACTCACCCGCCCTCATCACCGCCCGCGCCGGGGCCGGCCATTGATGGCGGCTCGGCCCTCACGCAAGTCCACAACCAAGCGCAAGTCGAGCTCCAGGCGGGCGACGTCGGCCAAGAAGCGGCCCGCCGCGGCGCCGACGGTTCCGACGATCCCTCCCGGCCAGCGGGTGTGGCTGCTGGAGCTCCCGTGGGGAGGACTGGGCGGTGGGACGCCGGCCGGGGTGACCTACTTCAAGGCGCTCACCGCGCACGCCTATGTCGGCACCGCCCTGCCGAGTCCACTGGAGCCCTACGCCAGTAAGCCCTACTCCTACCTGCGGTGGCTGGAGGACGAGCTCAACGGCAGCGAGGGCCAGGGCGCGACCGCCGCGCCGATGTCGCTTCGGCCGGAGCAACACGCGGACGTGGACGCGATCGTCGCTGCCGCCCAGCGCCAGTTCCGGCAGGTCCACCTGGCGAACGATGTGGGCACCGGCAAGACCCTGGTGGCGGTGGCCGCGGCCAAGGCCATCGCGAAGTCGCGCGGCGCGCGCACCATCCTGGTGACGGTGGACCGGCCGGCGCGCATCACCATCCCGTCGTGGCGACGCACCATCGCCGCGCTGTGTAGCGACAACCAGTGTGACGACGACCTGCGCTGGATCATCATGTCCTCGGACAGCCTGGGCAAGCTCATGGCTCGAAACGGGCGCCCGCGGCTCAAGGTCGACGTGGCGGTGATCGACGAAGCCCATCAGTTCCGACACGCCAGTAAGCGCACAAGCTACATGCGTCGTCTGACCCGGATGGACGGGCCGCACGAGAAGGCCCCGTTCGTGCTGACGATCACCGCCACCCCGGGCCATCACCCGGGCGTTATGCGCTCTTCGTGGCAGTGTCTCATCAGACGGCTACAGTGCCAGCGGGACTGGGCTGCTAGCCCCAGAGCCGTAGGGGTGGAAGTTGAGCGTGGAGTTGTACTTTGCCAAATGGGCGGCAATCGGTGACGGACCGATGTCTCTCGATCCAGAACTGACTCCACGACGACGGATCAAGGATGGGACACCGATACTCGTAGATGACCAGATGCGACCGATGGAGCCCTGGTGCACTTTCCTACGCTTGTATTCTCAGAACTTAAGCCGCAATACAGTTCGATCTTATTCGCGAGATGCCGTGACATTTGCCAAATTTCTAGATGATCGTGGCGTAACAATTCTAGAGACTGTAGAGAGCGAAATAGCCGCCTTCTGCGACGACCGGCTCAGCAGAGGAATATCGACGCGGACTCTCGACCGTCAATTAGTATTCGTACGCGCCTTTTTTAACTATCTATACGAAACTGGTCAGCGAGATGAACTGCCATGGATCCGGATAGCCAGCAGATCAGTCGTTCATCGTAAAACTCCCTCGACGGACCTAAGGGTGAGGGCTGTTACCCGTGCTCAATGGGATGCCTTCCGAAATGTTGGACTAGGTGGCCAATTACCATCCGGGGAAATGGATCAATCTTTCCGCGGTAGATCGACTGTGCGAAATATGTGCGGTGCAGAACTAGCAATCACCACTGGAATGAGACTTCGTGAGTGGCAATCGTTGCTTGACATTGAAATTCCGGAAGGGGCGCCCGGCGCATCCGTTGAGCTACACGTTTCGGCGAAAAATTGTCGTCGGAGAAATATTTATATCCCAGCTTCCACGATACGTGAAATAGACCTGTATCGAGCGACAGAGCGCCGCCAGGCAGTGAGGCTTTCTCAGGCCTCGCTTCGAAAGAACTTGCATAATCTCGCGGTAGTCCGACAAGTGAAACCTGCTAGCAGAACTCTGACCTACACCATAGGAGGCGTCGAGGAGACTTACGAAGTTCCGTCAATCCCACTGGCGCACCGCCGAATACTGGTGCGTCAAGACCAATCAGGATTGATCGAGCCAATGTCCCTGTTTCTGGGGAGAGGGGGAATGGCACCGAGCCCGCGGAGGTGGCAGCAATATTTTAACACGGCGAATACTCGACTGGCTCAATTCAGGGATCAACTTAGCCACATGCCGGCCGCAATTACGCCGCACGACCTAAGGCATACATTCGCACTAGTAATGCTGCGTAGCCTCCAACAGCAAGCCGCAAAACTCGAGCAGTCACGTCCAGCACACAGGACCGGAACGATCAGTGAACATGTCAGTCACAACCCACTGTTAACGTTGCAGCGACTCCTCGGGCACGCGAGCCCCTCAACGACAATGGTGTACTTGCAATATATCGATGAATCCCATGAACTTGTACAACGAGCTTTCGAAGAGTGGAATGACGAAAATACGGACTATGCGACCTATGTTATAGATGCCATCACGAGGGACTCACGTTGAAACAACCAGGCTCGCACCAGCGCGTTGTCATACTCGAAAGCAGTCGAGCCGCAACCGCCAGGATTAACCCTGATGACTACCGGGCTTCTACTCTGATCAGCGAATTTGCGGATGCGTGGGTAGCTCGCTCCAAACTACTGGCGCCTACAACGACCGCCAATTACGCTGCATGTATTCGTCATCTAGGAACGTTTCTCAACGAAACACAGGATCAATTCCTAACAATGTCCGGTGACGGACACGCAGTAGCTGTGCGCTTGCATAACTGGGAGGAACAGCTAATCAAAGAGTACCTGCCACCGAGCACACGCGGGAAGAAAATGGCAATTCAAATTCGCGCGCTAGCCCAATACTGGCTACAGGACAACGCCATAGATGCGGCAGTTCTAGCCGATTGGGCAAGCGGCAACGTGCTCGATCAACGGAGAGATACGAGTGTACCGTTAGATGAATTCAGCAACGCCGAGCGTATTGCACTACGGGACACGTGCAGACAAATTGTCCGGGAAACCGAACGCCGGCTACGCCTAGGTGAAACCCTTTTGGCCAGTGGGAGAGATCCTCGAAAACATGGCTGGAAAGAAATTGAAAATCTAGTGTGGGCAATAGCTAACATACCTTTCGAAGAAGCGTATCGCGATGAGGTAATCGGCCCTCAATGTCGTGAGTATGCGCGACGTATTGCCGAATTGGCCAACACCGGGCCTTCTGGAGTTAACTTTTCGACATGCCTGCCAGCGCTGGCCGGATTATTCTTGGCACCGACGCCCGAGTATGTATTGGCAATACGAGTTTTACTACATCTAGAGACAGGGTGGTCGCCAGAAGAGTCACGATTCCTGCTTCGTGAGGACGTAGTGCATGAGGGCGATAAAGTCAGGGTGAAGACAACGAAGCGACGCGCAAACAGGGTTCGGTGGGAGCACTTGCCGACCAGTGGAGGGCTGAACCCTGGATGGAAATCGGGCGATCTG
This Dietzia psychralcaliphila DNA region includes the following protein-coding sequences:
- the eno gene encoding phosphopyruvate hydratase, whose amino-acid sequence is MALIEQVGAREILDSRGNPTVEVEVLLDDGSFGRAAVPSGASTGAHEAVELRDSDDRYLGKGVTKAVEAVLDVLAPAVIGIPAEEQRLVDEALLDADGTDNKSQVGANAILGVSLAVARAASEAAGLELYRFIGGANAHVLPVPMMNILNGGAHADSGVDVQEFMIAPIGAPTFREALRMGAEVYHHLKAVLKDKGLSTGLGDEGGFAPSVDSTKAALDVIVEAIEKAGYTLGTDVALALDVAATEFYKDGKYHFEGKQLSAAEMADVYADLVANYSLVSIEDPLDEDDWEGWTTLTEMIGDKVQIVGDDLFVTNPQRLADGIAKGAANALLVKVNQIGTLTETLDAVELAHRNRYASMMSHRSGETEDTTIADLAVACNCGQIKTGAPARSERVAKYNQLLRIEEMLGDAARYAGAGAFPRFNA
- a CDS encoding ribbon-helix-helix protein, CopG family: MERKIQGQNVSEEQLDNWVAEAEEGYDITWLQKRMGRPTRSDRAARVVPVRLTDAELEAVMARADREHLNRSEAIRQALAQWAAAS
- a CDS encoding zinc-binding dehydrogenase, producing the protein MSRRSSPRRTAVGSARRAEKVAYLTEVLGLDAAINWRDELDEPLSEFAPEGIDVYFDSVGGDHLKAALTHLCRLGRVALCGAIAGYNGQPPAAPDNLFNAISKGINLRGFLAGTFADRPPGAGLRTPILTTTRSSDYEGPADGGGHQQRAFGGRPRVGRGLPGAARARLEGWAQAGRRIWVPKSGTGSYSSRLRYVRRAFIA
- a CDS encoding DEAD/DEAH box helicase family protein, with amino-acid sequence MAARPSRKSTTKRKSSSRRATSAKKRPAAAPTVPTIPPGQRVWLLELPWGGLGGGTPAGVTYFKALTAHAYVGTALPSPLEPYASKPYSYLRWLEDELNGSEGQGATAAPMSLRPEQHADVDAIVAAAQRQFRQVHLANDVGTGKTLVAVAAAKAIAKSRGARTILVTVDRPARITIPSWRRTIAALCSDNQCDDDLRWIIMSSDSLGKLMARNGRPRLKVDVAVIDEAHQFRHASKRTSYMRRLTRMDGPHEKAPFVLTITATPGHHPGVMRSSWQCLIRRLQCQRDWAASPRAVGVEVERGVVLCQMGGNR
- a CDS encoding tyrosine-type recombinase/integrase, producing MEPWCTFLRLYSQNLSRNTVRSYSRDAVTFAKFLDDRGVTILETVESEIAAFCDDRLSRGISTRTLDRQLVFVRAFFNYLYETGQRDELPWIRIASRSVVHRKTPSTDLRVRAVTRAQWDAFRNVGLGGQLPSGEMDQSFRGRSTVRNMCGAELAITTGMRLREWQSLLDIEIPEGAPGASVELHVSAKNCRRRNIYIPASTIREIDLYRATERRQAVRLSQASLRKNLHNLAVVRQVKPASRTLTYTIGGVEETYEVPSIPLAHRRILVRQDQSGLIEPMSLFLGRGGMAPSPRRWQQYFNTANTRLAQFRDQLSHMPAAITPHDLRHTFALVMLRSLQQQAAKLEQSRPAHRTGTISEHVSHNPLLTLQRLLGHASPSTTMVYLQYIDESHELVQRAFEEWNDENTDYATYVIDAITRDSR